Proteins encoded within one genomic window of Rhododendron vialii isolate Sample 1 chromosome 1a, ASM3025357v1:
- the LOC131335052 gene encoding RNA-binding protein Y14A, which produces MANTEVEAVDFEPEDDDLMDEDGGVDVDAAPMPKLKSAITGGASEPKRTKGRGFRQETDAADRNTRLAGRFDSLDSDGGPGPERSIEGWIILVTGVHEEAQEDDLQNAFGEFGEIKNLHLNLDRRTGFVKGYALIEYENRDEAQKAISEMDGTELLTQNITVDWAFSRGPFKRRNMRRRSPRGHRSRSPRRRF; this is translated from the exons atggctAATACAGAAGTGGAAGCGGTGGACTTCGAGCCGGAGGACGACGATCTCATGGACGAGGACGGCGGCGTCGACGTGGACGCTGCTCCTATGCCCAAGCTCAAATCCGCCATCACTGGCGGCGCCTCCGAGCCCAAGAGGACCAAAGGCCGTGGCTTTCGACAAGAGACCGACGCAGCCGATCGAAACACCCGCTTGGCTGGTCGATTCGACTCCCTCGACTCCGATGGCGGGCCCGGTCCTGAACGAT CCATTGAAGGATGGATTATTCTGGTCACTGGAGTTCATGAAGAGGCACAAGAAGATGATCTGCAAAATGCATTTGGTGAATTTGGGGAGATTAAGAATTTGCATTTGAATCTTGATCGTCGAACTGGTTTTGTCAAG GGCTATGCGCTAATTGAATATGAGAACCGTGACGAGGCACAAAAAGCTATAAGTGAAATGGATGGAACCGAGCTGCTCACCCAAAACATCACTGTCGATTGGGCCTTCAGCAGGGGTCCGTTTAAAAGGAGGAACATGAGGAGGAG ATCACCACGTGGACACCGATCAAGAAGTCCCAGGAGGAGATTCTAG
- the LOC131334716 gene encoding exosome complex component RRP45A-like isoform X2, protein MEQRLANTWKMTVNEKKFIETALVADIRVDGRRPFDYRRLTIKFGREDGSSEVQLGQTHVMGFVTSELVQPYRDRQNEGTLSIFTEFSPMADPSFEAGRAGESAVELARIIDRGLRESRAVDMESLCVIAGKLVWAIRVDLHILDNGGNLVDAANIAALAALSTFRRPEFTLGGEGGQEVIIHPPEVIDPTHKEESVMGGRMIATLNTNGDICAIQKAGRVAIMHTVIMQCLRIASVKAGDITSKIKNAVESYNTERALRKIKRHSSAALDVHKPVADWETQNQSVDQKRMSDLPGHQERLKPISKESGVSQSNNMEEVLTPNKPPEESTDEKPSETESDQLNADIMPAHSPDGAVGTVVETNRKNTLADAVKPKHKRKKKSSSNIDAS, encoded by the exons ATGGAGCAGAGATTGGCTAATACATGGAAGATGACTGTGAATGAGAAGAAATTCATTGAGACTGCTTTGGTAGCGGACATTAGAGTTGATGGTCGGCGTCCATTTGATTATAGACGGCTAACTATCAAGTTCGGTAG AGAAGATGGTTCATCAGAGGTGCAGCTTGGCCAGACTCATGTTATGGGTTTCGTAACTTCCGAACTAGTTCAACCTTATCGAGATAGGCAAAATGAAGGGACCCTTTCAATCTTCACCGAGTTCTCTCCAATGGCTGATCCTTCATTTGAAGCAGGTCGTGCTGGAGAATCTGCTGTGGAGTTGGCACGCATCATAGACCGTGGTCTGAG GGAAAGCCGGGCAGTAGATATGGAATCACTTTGCGTTATTGCTGGGAAGCTAGTGTGGGCCATTCGCGTTGATCTCCACATTCTGGACAATGGGGG AAATCTTGTTGATGCTGCCAACATTGCTGCTTTGGCTGCTCTCTCGACATTCCGGCGGCCTGAATTTACATTAGGTGGTGAAGGTGGTCAGGAAGTGATAATACATCCACCTGAG GTAATAGACCCAACCCATAAGGAAGAGTCCGTTATGGGGGGAAGAATGATTGCTACACTCAACACAAATGGGGATATTTGCGCCATTCAGAAAGCTGGAAGAGTGGCCATCATGCACACAGTCATCATGCAGTGTTTGAGAATAGCTTCTGTGAAGGCTGGTGATATAACAAGCAAGATAAAAAATGCC GTTGAATCATACAACACTGAAAGGGCACTGAGGAAGATCAAACGTCACTCTTCTGCTGCTTTGGATGTTCATAAACCTGTTGCTGACTGGGAGACCCAGAACCAATCCGTTGATCAAAAGCGAATGAGTGATTTGCCAGGGCATCAAGAGAGGTTAAAGCCGATATCAAAGGAAAGCGGAGTCAGTCAGAGCAATAACATGGAAG AAGTGTTGACACCCAATAAGCCGCCAGAAGAGTCGACAGACGAGAAGCCCTCTGAAACTGAATCTGACCAACTTAATGCCGATATTATGCCAGCCCATTCCCCCGATGGGGCAGTGGGAACTGTAGTAGAGACAAACAGAAAAAATACTTTAGCAGATGCAGTGAAGCCCAAGCACAAGAGGAAAAAGAAGTCATCCTCCAACATTGATGCAAGTTAG
- the LOC131334716 gene encoding exosome complex component RRP45A-like isoform X1 yields the protein MEQRLANTWKMTVNEKKFIETALVADIRVDGRRPFDYRRLTIKFGREDGSSEVQLGQTHVMGFVTSELVQPYRDRQNEGTLSIFTEFSPMADPSFEAGRAGESAVELARIIDRGLRESRAVDMESLCVIAGKLVWAIRVDLHILDNGGNLVDAANIAALAALSTFRRPEFTLGGEGGQEVIIHPPEVREPLPLVIHHFPIAVTFGFFGDDNIVVIDPTHKEESVMGGRMIATLNTNGDICAIQKAGRVAIMHTVIMQCLRIASVKAGDITSKIKNAVESYNTERALRKIKRHSSAALDVHKPVADWETQNQSVDQKRMSDLPGHQERLKPISKESGVSQSNNMEEVLTPNKPPEESTDEKPSETESDQLNADIMPAHSPDGAVGTVVETNRKNTLADAVKPKHKRKKKSSSNIDAS from the exons ATGGAGCAGAGATTGGCTAATACATGGAAGATGACTGTGAATGAGAAGAAATTCATTGAGACTGCTTTGGTAGCGGACATTAGAGTTGATGGTCGGCGTCCATTTGATTATAGACGGCTAACTATCAAGTTCGGTAG AGAAGATGGTTCATCAGAGGTGCAGCTTGGCCAGACTCATGTTATGGGTTTCGTAACTTCCGAACTAGTTCAACCTTATCGAGATAGGCAAAATGAAGGGACCCTTTCAATCTTCACCGAGTTCTCTCCAATGGCTGATCCTTCATTTGAAGCAGGTCGTGCTGGAGAATCTGCTGTGGAGTTGGCACGCATCATAGACCGTGGTCTGAG GGAAAGCCGGGCAGTAGATATGGAATCACTTTGCGTTATTGCTGGGAAGCTAGTGTGGGCCATTCGCGTTGATCTCCACATTCTGGACAATGGGGG AAATCTTGTTGATGCTGCCAACATTGCTGCTTTGGCTGCTCTCTCGACATTCCGGCGGCCTGAATTTACATTAGGTGGTGAAGGTGGTCAGGAAGTGATAATACATCCACCTGAG GTGAGGGAGCCGCTTCCTTTGGTAATCCATCATTTCCCTATAGCAGTAACCTTTGGATTTTTTGGTGATGATAACATTGTG GTAATAGACCCAACCCATAAGGAAGAGTCCGTTATGGGGGGAAGAATGATTGCTACACTCAACACAAATGGGGATATTTGCGCCATTCAGAAAGCTGGAAGAGTGGCCATCATGCACACAGTCATCATGCAGTGTTTGAGAATAGCTTCTGTGAAGGCTGGTGATATAACAAGCAAGATAAAAAATGCC GTTGAATCATACAACACTGAAAGGGCACTGAGGAAGATCAAACGTCACTCTTCTGCTGCTTTGGATGTTCATAAACCTGTTGCTGACTGGGAGACCCAGAACCAATCCGTTGATCAAAAGCGAATGAGTGATTTGCCAGGGCATCAAGAGAGGTTAAAGCCGATATCAAAGGAAAGCGGAGTCAGTCAGAGCAATAACATGGAAG AAGTGTTGACACCCAATAAGCCGCCAGAAGAGTCGACAGACGAGAAGCCCTCTGAAACTGAATCTGACCAACTTAATGCCGATATTATGCCAGCCCATTCCCCCGATGGGGCAGTGGGAACTGTAGTAGAGACAAACAGAAAAAATACTTTAGCAGATGCAGTGAAGCCCAAGCACAAGAGGAAAAAGAAGTCATCCTCCAACATTGATGCAAGTTAG
- the LOC131334716 gene encoding exosome complex component RRP45A-like isoform X3, which yields MGFVTSELVQPYRDRQNEGTLSIFTEFSPMADPSFEAGRAGESAVELARIIDRGLRESRAVDMESLCVIAGKLVWAIRVDLHILDNGGNLVDAANIAALAALSTFRRPEFTLGGEGGQEVIIHPPEVREPLPLVIHHFPIAVTFGFFGDDNIVVIDPTHKEESVMGGRMIATLNTNGDICAIQKAGRVAIMHTVIMQCLRIASVKAGDITSKIKNAVESYNTERALRKIKRHSSAALDVHKPVADWETQNQSVDQKRMSDLPGHQERLKPISKESGVSQSNNMEEVLTPNKPPEESTDEKPSETESDQLNADIMPAHSPDGAVGTVVETNRKNTLADAVKPKHKRKKKSSSNIDAS from the exons ATGGGTTTCGTAACTTCCGAACTAGTTCAACCTTATCGAGATAGGCAAAATGAAGGGACCCTTTCAATCTTCACCGAGTTCTCTCCAATGGCTGATCCTTCATTTGAAGCAGGTCGTGCTGGAGAATCTGCTGTGGAGTTGGCACGCATCATAGACCGTGGTCTGAG GGAAAGCCGGGCAGTAGATATGGAATCACTTTGCGTTATTGCTGGGAAGCTAGTGTGGGCCATTCGCGTTGATCTCCACATTCTGGACAATGGGGG AAATCTTGTTGATGCTGCCAACATTGCTGCTTTGGCTGCTCTCTCGACATTCCGGCGGCCTGAATTTACATTAGGTGGTGAAGGTGGTCAGGAAGTGATAATACATCCACCTGAG GTGAGGGAGCCGCTTCCTTTGGTAATCCATCATTTCCCTATAGCAGTAACCTTTGGATTTTTTGGTGATGATAACATTGTG GTAATAGACCCAACCCATAAGGAAGAGTCCGTTATGGGGGGAAGAATGATTGCTACACTCAACACAAATGGGGATATTTGCGCCATTCAGAAAGCTGGAAGAGTGGCCATCATGCACACAGTCATCATGCAGTGTTTGAGAATAGCTTCTGTGAAGGCTGGTGATATAACAAGCAAGATAAAAAATGCC GTTGAATCATACAACACTGAAAGGGCACTGAGGAAGATCAAACGTCACTCTTCTGCTGCTTTGGATGTTCATAAACCTGTTGCTGACTGGGAGACCCAGAACCAATCCGTTGATCAAAAGCGAATGAGTGATTTGCCAGGGCATCAAGAGAGGTTAAAGCCGATATCAAAGGAAAGCGGAGTCAGTCAGAGCAATAACATGGAAG AAGTGTTGACACCCAATAAGCCGCCAGAAGAGTCGACAGACGAGAAGCCCTCTGAAACTGAATCTGACCAACTTAATGCCGATATTATGCCAGCCCATTCCCCCGATGGGGCAGTGGGAACTGTAGTAGAGACAAACAGAAAAAATACTTTAGCAGATGCAGTGAAGCCCAAGCACAAGAGGAAAAAGAAGTCATCCTCCAACATTGATGCAAGTTAG
- the LOC131334716 gene encoding exosome complex component RRP45A-like isoform X4: MEQRLANTWKMTVNEKKFIETALVADIRVDGRRPFDYRRLTIKFGREDGSSEVQLGQTHVMGFVTSELVQPYRDRQNEGTLSIFTEFSPMADPSFEAGRAGESAVELARIIDRGLRESRAVDMESLCVIAGKLVWAIRVDLHILDNGGNLVDAANIAALAALSTFRRPEFTLGGEGGQEVIIHPPEVREPLPLVIHHFPIAVTFGFFGDDNIVVIDPTHKEESVMGGRMIATLNTNGDICAIQKAGRVAIMHTVIMQCLRIASVKAGDITSKIKNAVESYNTERALRKIKRHSSAALDVHKPVADWETQNQSVDQKRMSDLPGHQERLKPISKESGVSQSNNMEGESQSSENV, translated from the exons ATGGAGCAGAGATTGGCTAATACATGGAAGATGACTGTGAATGAGAAGAAATTCATTGAGACTGCTTTGGTAGCGGACATTAGAGTTGATGGTCGGCGTCCATTTGATTATAGACGGCTAACTATCAAGTTCGGTAG AGAAGATGGTTCATCAGAGGTGCAGCTTGGCCAGACTCATGTTATGGGTTTCGTAACTTCCGAACTAGTTCAACCTTATCGAGATAGGCAAAATGAAGGGACCCTTTCAATCTTCACCGAGTTCTCTCCAATGGCTGATCCTTCATTTGAAGCAGGTCGTGCTGGAGAATCTGCTGTGGAGTTGGCACGCATCATAGACCGTGGTCTGAG GGAAAGCCGGGCAGTAGATATGGAATCACTTTGCGTTATTGCTGGGAAGCTAGTGTGGGCCATTCGCGTTGATCTCCACATTCTGGACAATGGGGG AAATCTTGTTGATGCTGCCAACATTGCTGCTTTGGCTGCTCTCTCGACATTCCGGCGGCCTGAATTTACATTAGGTGGTGAAGGTGGTCAGGAAGTGATAATACATCCACCTGAG GTGAGGGAGCCGCTTCCTTTGGTAATCCATCATTTCCCTATAGCAGTAACCTTTGGATTTTTTGGTGATGATAACATTGTG GTAATAGACCCAACCCATAAGGAAGAGTCCGTTATGGGGGGAAGAATGATTGCTACACTCAACACAAATGGGGATATTTGCGCCATTCAGAAAGCTGGAAGAGTGGCCATCATGCACACAGTCATCATGCAGTGTTTGAGAATAGCTTCTGTGAAGGCTGGTGATATAACAAGCAAGATAAAAAATGCC GTTGAATCATACAACACTGAAAGGGCACTGAGGAAGATCAAACGTCACTCTTCTGCTGCTTTGGATGTTCATAAACCTGTTGCTGACTGGGAGACCCAGAACCAATCCGTTGATCAAAAGCGAATGAGTGATTTGCCAGGGCATCAAGAGAGGTTAAAGCCGATATCAAAGGAAAGCGGAGTCAGTCAGAGCAATAACATGGAAGGTGAAAGTCAATCATCTGAAAATGTATAG